A region from the Pyricularia grisea strain NI907 chromosome I, whole genome shotgun sequence genome encodes:
- a CDS encoding calmodulin: MADSLTEEQVSEFKEAFSLFDKDGDGQITTKELGTVMRSLGQNPSESELQDMINEVDADNNGTIDFPEFLTMMARKMKDTDSEEEIREAFKVFDRDNNGFISAAELRHVMTSIGEKLTDDEVDEMIREADQDGDGRIDYNEFVQLMMQK; the protein is encoded by the exons ATG GCTGATTCGCTTACTGAAGAGCAAGTTTCCGAGTTCAAGGAGGCCTTCTCCTTGTTT GACAAGGACGGCGATG GACAAATCACCACCAAGGAGCTCGGCACTGTCATGCGCTCGCTCGGCCAGAACCCTTCTGAGTCGGAGCTGCAGGATATGATCAACGAGGTCGATGCTGACAACAACGGCACCATCGACTTTCCCG AGTTCCTCACCATGATGGCCAGGAAAATGAAAGATACCGACTCGGAGGAAGAGATCCGGGAAGCTTTCAAGGTCTTTGACCGCGACAACAACGGCTTCATCTCGGCCGCCGAGCTTCGTCACGTCATGACGTCTATCGGCGAGAAGCTCACCGATGACGAAGTTGACGAGATGATCCGTGAGGCTGACCAGGACGGTGACGGACGTATCGACT ACAACGAGTTCGTCCAGTTGATGATGCAGAAGTAA